The following are encoded in a window of Bacillus sp. SORGH_AS_0510 genomic DNA:
- a CDS encoding ABC transporter permease subunit, with product MKNYKLWISSIFLLVLLIFVFAGPSMPFVDHQLKQTGVIKTEAGKFYLPPFPPMEGYPLGSNHEGVDILSLLVMGAKETLSIVVSVVLIRYVLAIPLAVAGFYSKWLEKFLQAWQQLFSFMPPIFFVSFFVTLPLVFFSPDRGFRVIVILAVLETGRVAEIILQHMKETKQRPYIEAGIASGGSPFKMFKNYYFPAVIPHIIILIINDMGRVLFLIAQLGVVHIYVTHKFVTVESGAYEVVNTSLAWPTMFSTITKDIFTYEWIPFSVIGAIAVTIFIFNMFAEGMQRFFEKKYRTFRSDL from the coding sequence TTGAAGAATTATAAGCTGTGGATCAGCTCTATTTTTCTACTAGTCTTATTGATTTTTGTGTTTGCCGGCCCTTCCATGCCATTTGTCGATCATCAGTTAAAACAAACTGGAGTCATTAAAACCGAGGCGGGAAAGTTCTATTTGCCTCCCTTTCCTCCAATGGAAGGATATCCGCTTGGCAGTAATCATGAAGGGGTAGATATCTTAAGTCTTTTAGTAATGGGAGCAAAAGAGACATTAAGCATTGTGGTATCCGTTGTTCTCATTCGCTATGTGTTGGCGATTCCGTTAGCAGTTGCCGGCTTTTATTCCAAGTGGTTGGAAAAATTCCTGCAAGCATGGCAGCAGCTTTTTTCGTTTATGCCGCCTATCTTTTTTGTCTCTTTTTTCGTGACCCTGCCGTTAGTCTTTTTCTCTCCCGACCGCGGGTTCCGGGTGATTGTGATCCTGGCAGTCCTGGAAACGGGCCGTGTGGCAGAAATTATCCTACAACACATGAAGGAGACCAAGCAGAGGCCTTATATTGAAGCGGGGATTGCATCTGGCGGCTCACCTTTTAAGATGTTTAAAAACTATTATTTTCCCGCAGTCATCCCTCATATCATTATCTTAATCATTAACGATATGGGACGGGTGCTGTTCCTCATTGCACAGCTGGGTGTTGTCCATATCTATGTCACGCATAAATTTGTGACCGTGGAGAGTGGTGCATATGAGGTCGTGAATACTTCGCTCGCTTGGCCTACCATGTTTTCGACCATTACAAAGGATATTTTTACGTATGAGTGGATTCCGTTCTCAGTGATCGGGGCCATTGCCGTTACCATATTTATTTTCAATATGTTTGCGGAGGGCATGCAGCGATTTTTTGAAAAAAAATATCGAACGTTTCGATCCGATTTATAG
- a CDS encoding DUF4870 domain-containing protein, translated as MESRKVLSSLCYFSIFFAGFIFPLVVYFASSDQGTKAHAKKSLFSHLIPLIFMPFVVVAVINDSVNFQNEIPIFTIISLIVIAISGIAVTIWNIVKGVKVLLSE; from the coding sequence ATGGAATCAAGAAAGGTTTTATCAAGCTTATGTTACTTTAGTATTTTTTTTGCAGGATTTATTTTTCCGCTTGTGGTGTATTTCGCCAGCAGTGATCAAGGAACGAAAGCACATGCCAAGAAATCGTTGTTCTCACATTTAATCCCGCTTATTTTTATGCCGTTTGTTGTGGTTGCTGTCATAAATGATTCTGTTAATTTTCAGAACGAGATTCCTATTTTTACAATTATTAGTTTAATCGTCATTGCAATCAGCGGAATTGCAGTCACGATTTGGAACATTGTTAAAGGCGTAAAGGTATTGCTTTCTGAATAA
- a CDS encoding DUF4097 domain-containing protein — protein MKEERIRILKMVEEGKLKVEEALTLLEELEKAQQTMEQKQEQMVNELSNAVQFEEAKKEEAFQAKYQSTKDKIFDFVDSALKKIKDFDFDLNFGQSVDISHIFQHGDATMKDIDIDVANGSVKIAAWDQPDVRIECQAKVYRVENQDQARQNFLRDVHFTIENEKLRFSTQQKWMKVDAIVFVPKSQYDRVRIRMFNGLVVGEEMNVGDLRVKTANGKIKLNQVNGKKAELETANGRINVNSSLFDEIEAETIHGAIMLEGEFKKVDTQSFNGNISYNVRGNSAEWIQAKAITGGVDVFIPEGIPVNGELKTNLGGFHVNLVGVQVLEEKTEMIQKILRFQSVNHPDKMMRIYADTKTGSITIHKSLEEK, from the coding sequence ATGAAAGAGGAAAGAATCAGGATTTTAAAAATGGTGGAAGAAGGCAAGTTGAAGGTGGAAGAAGCTTTAACACTTCTTGAGGAATTAGAAAAAGCACAGCAGACAATGGAGCAGAAGCAGGAGCAAATGGTGAATGAGCTTTCGAATGCGGTTCAATTTGAAGAGGCTAAAAAGGAAGAAGCGTTTCAGGCAAAGTACCAATCAACAAAGGATAAGATTTTTGACTTTGTTGATTCCGCATTGAAAAAAATCAAAGACTTTGATTTTGATTTAAATTTTGGTCAATCCGTTGATATTTCTCATATTTTTCAGCATGGGGATGCAACTATGAAGGATATCGACATTGACGTGGCAAATGGCTCCGTCAAAATCGCTGCCTGGGACCAACCAGATGTAAGAATTGAATGTCAGGCAAAGGTCTATCGTGTGGAAAACCAAGACCAAGCACGCCAAAACTTTCTCCGCGATGTGCACTTTACGATCGAGAACGAGAAGTTACGGTTTTCGACCCAGCAAAAATGGATGAAGGTCGATGCAATTGTTTTTGTACCAAAGTCCCAGTATGACAGGGTGCGAATTAGAATGTTTAATGGGTTGGTTGTAGGAGAAGAAATGAATGTGGGCGATCTTCGTGTCAAAACCGCGAATGGAAAAATAAAACTGAATCAGGTGAACGGAAAGAAAGCGGAATTGGAGACAGCCAACGGCAGAATCAATGTAAACAGTAGTCTATTCGATGAGATCGAAGCAGAAACTATTCATGGTGCGATTATGCTAGAGGGTGAGTTTAAAAAGGTCGATACCCAATCCTTTAACGGAAATATTAGTTATAACGTACGAGGAAACAGTGCCGAATGGATTCAAGCAAAAGCAATTACGGGAGGCGTTGATGTCTTTATTCCAGAGGGGATTCCTGTCAATGGTGAGCTAAAAACCAATCTAGGTGGTTTTCATGTGAACCTCGTCGGTGTCCAAGTGCTGGAGGAAAAAACGGAAATGATCCAAAAGATACTTCGCTTCCAATCAGTCAACCATCCTGATAAAATGATGAGAATCTATGCAGATACCAAAACAGGTTCGATTACGATCCACAAATCACTAGAAGAGAAGTAG
- a CDS encoding phage holin family protein, with protein sequence MRWLIGCLINAVLFMALAGYFQESFQLTGFWAAIQASILLSILNVLVRPLLILFTLPVTILSLGLFLFVINAITLELTDYLMGDAFEIQGFGMALFFAVVMSLVNIIIHKTILKPSSNSKDT encoded by the coding sequence ATGAGATGGCTGATAGGATGTTTAATTAACGCAGTATTGTTCATGGCACTTGCGGGCTATTTTCAGGAAAGCTTTCAATTGACAGGATTTTGGGCCGCCATACAAGCGAGCATTTTATTATCCATCTTAAATGTTCTCGTGCGACCGCTTTTAATTTTATTTACCTTACCTGTGACCATTTTATCGTTGGGGTTGTTCTTATTTGTCATCAATGCCATCACACTTGAGTTAACCGATTATTTAATGGGTGACGCATTTGAAATTCAAGGCTTCGGTATGGCACTGTTCTTTGCTGTCGTGATGTCTTTAGTGAATATTATCATTCATAAAACGATCTTAAAACCATCTAGTAACTCGAAGGATACATGA
- the hprK gene encoding HPr(Ser) kinase/phosphatase, with product MPKVRTKDILDKFQLELVSGEEGINRPITTSDISRPGIEIAGYFEFYPAERIQLLGKTELSFFEELSESERISRMERLCTDITPAIIVTRDIEVPVELIEASERESVPVLRTSMKTTRFSSRLTNFLESKLAPTTAVHGVLVDVYGIGVLITGKSGVGKSETALELVKRGHRLVADDCVEIRQEDQDTLVGTSPELIEHLLEIRGLGIINVMTLFGAGAVRSNKRITLVMNLEIWDAKKQYDRLGLDEEKMKIIDTEVTKMTVPVRPGRNLAVIIEVAAMNYRLKRMGVNAAQQFTDRLSDVIEDGEHEDI from the coding sequence TTGCCAAAAGTACGCACGAAAGACATATTAGATAAATTTCAGCTTGAATTGGTCAGTGGTGAAGAGGGAATTAATCGTCCCATTACTACGAGTGATATTTCGCGTCCAGGAATTGAAATCGCCGGATATTTTGAATTTTATCCAGCGGAACGTATTCAACTTCTAGGAAAAACAGAGCTCTCCTTTTTCGAAGAGCTTTCTGAGAGTGAGCGAATATCAAGAATGGAGCGGTTATGTACCGATATTACTCCAGCCATTATTGTGACAAGAGATATTGAAGTACCAGTGGAATTAATTGAAGCGTCGGAACGCGAGTCTGTACCTGTTTTACGGACAAGCATGAAAACGACCCGTTTCTCCAGCCGCTTAACAAACTTTCTAGAAAGTAAGCTCGCTCCAACTACAGCTGTTCACGGCGTCTTAGTTGATGTGTATGGAATTGGAGTTTTAATTACAGGAAAAAGCGGTGTAGGTAAAAGTGAAACCGCACTTGAGTTAGTGAAGCGCGGACACCGCCTTGTCGCAGATGATTGTGTGGAGATTCGCCAGGAAGACCAGGATACATTAGTTGGTACGTCTCCAGAGTTAATCGAACATCTATTAGAAATCCGAGGTTTAGGTATCATCAATGTTATGACCCTTTTCGGTGCCGGTGCCGTTCGCAGTAACAAGCGAATTACACTCGTTATGAATTTAGAGATCTGGGATGCAAAAAAACAATATGACCGCCTTGGATTAGACGAAGAGAAAATGAAGATTATTGATACAGAGGTTACGAAAATGACCGTACCTGTCCGCCCAGGACGAAACTTAGCAGTTATCATTGAAGTAGCTGCGATGAACTACCGTCTAAAACGGATGGGTGTTAACGCCGCTCAGCAATTTACAGACCGTCTATCAGATGTGATTGAAGACGGTGAACACGAGGATATTTAA
- the lgt gene encoding prolipoprotein diacylglyceryl transferase, producing the protein MNESIQPLNPIAFSLGPIDVHWYGIIIGSGLALALFLAIREGERRGLPKDTFADLMLWAIPIAIISARIYYVVFEWKYYIKHPIEVPQIWNGGIAIHGALIGSVITTYVFSKKRGISFWKIADIAAPSIILGQAIGRWGNFMNQEAHGGEVTRAFLENLHLPEFIINQMYINGTYYHPTFLYESIWDFVGFFLLLLLRRVNFRRGELFLSYVIWYSIGRFFVEGMRTDSLMLGSLRMAQTISIVLVVAAVAIIIYRRTKHLSKAHYLDQTN; encoded by the coding sequence ATGAACGAATCGATTCAGCCGCTAAACCCGATTGCCTTTTCTCTAGGGCCTATCGATGTACATTGGTATGGAATTATTATTGGTTCAGGTTTGGCGCTTGCCCTGTTCCTGGCAATTAGAGAAGGGGAGCGACGTGGACTTCCAAAGGATACATTTGCTGATTTAATGCTTTGGGCGATTCCGATTGCAATAATTTCAGCCCGTATCTATTATGTTGTCTTCGAATGGAAGTATTATATTAAACACCCGATTGAAGTACCGCAGATTTGGAATGGTGGAATTGCTATTCATGGTGCATTGATTGGTTCGGTTATCACTACGTATGTGTTTTCGAAAAAGCGTGGAATCTCCTTCTGGAAGATTGCTGATATCGCAGCGCCAAGTATTATTCTTGGACAGGCAATAGGCCGTTGGGGAAACTTCATGAACCAGGAAGCACATGGCGGGGAAGTCACAAGAGCTTTCCTTGAGAATCTCCACTTACCGGAATTTATTATTAATCAAATGTATATTAATGGAACGTACTACCACCCAACCTTCTTATATGAGTCTATCTGGGATTTTGTCGGCTTTTTCTTATTACTTTTACTTCGTCGCGTGAACTTCCGCCGTGGAGAGCTTTTCCTTTCCTATGTTATCTGGTATTCCATAGGCCGCTTTTTCGTCGAGGGGATGCGCACAGACAGCTTAATGCTTGGAAGCCTCCGTATGGCACAGACGATTTCGATTGTCCTTGTTGTTGCGGCAGTGGCGATCATCATTTACCGTCGTACCAAGCATCTTTCTAAGGCACATTATTTAGATCAAACCAATTAG
- a CDS encoding nucleoside recognition domain-containing protein: MLVSSIKKGLLVGLKTTWTLGKIIFPVTLIVAVLQYTPVLPWIIKLISPLMKLIGLSGDAAIPLVLGNFLNLYAAIGAILTLDFSVKEVFILAVMLSFSHNLFIESSVAMKAGVKLWVVLVTRPGLALLSAVVINLVWHGGGEKAQYGFIEQSTVHADGVFDILMVAMQKAGLGILQLAMIVIPLMVVIQILKDLQWLHRFSKTMAPVTKTLGMKENTSTTMAAGLLFGLAYGAGVMIQAVKEDGVSKKDITLAFIFLMACHAVVEDTLIFVPLGIPVWPLFLIRLGVAVVLTLIVGTIWTRSGLVKRKEATYD, encoded by the coding sequence ATGTTAGTAAGTTCAATAAAAAAAGGGCTGCTCGTTGGTTTAAAAACAACATGGACCTTGGGGAAAATTATTTTCCCGGTTACCTTGATTGTGGCCGTCCTGCAGTATACACCTGTACTGCCTTGGATTATCAAATTAATTTCCCCGCTCATGAAGTTGATCGGTTTGTCAGGGGATGCTGCAATACCGCTTGTACTGGGGAATTTCCTGAATCTATATGCGGCAATTGGTGCCATACTAACATTAGATTTTTCAGTCAAAGAAGTATTTATCCTTGCGGTCATGCTATCGTTTTCGCATAACTTGTTCATCGAATCCAGTGTGGCGATGAAGGCAGGTGTAAAGTTGTGGGTCGTGCTCGTGACAAGACCAGGACTTGCACTTCTTTCTGCGGTTGTGATTAACCTTGTATGGCATGGGGGCGGAGAAAAAGCGCAGTACGGTTTCATTGAGCAAAGTACTGTCCATGCGGATGGAGTTTTTGACATCCTCATGGTGGCTATGCAAAAAGCAGGGCTGGGTATTTTACAGTTAGCGATGATTGTAATTCCGCTTATGGTCGTCATCCAAATTTTAAAGGATTTACAGTGGTTACATCGTTTTTCAAAAACAATGGCACCAGTGACAAAAACACTTGGTATGAAAGAAAATACGTCAACGACAATGGCTGCCGGATTATTATTCGGTTTAGCATATGGGGCAGGCGTGATGATTCAGGCGGTAAAAGAAGACGGCGTCAGCAAGAAGGATATTACACTGGCATTTATTTTTCTAATGGCCTGCCATGCAGTGGTGGAAGATACACTCATCTTTGTGCCGCTTGGCATCCCTGTCTGGCCATTATTTTTGATCCGGCTTGGGGTAGCCGTTGTACTCACCTTAATCGTAGGTACCATATGGACACGTTCGGGCCTAGTAAAAAGAAAGGAAGCAACTTATGACTAA
- the ppaX gene encoding pyrophosphatase PpaX, which translates to MTNKITTVLFDLDGTLIDTNELIITTYLHTLEKYFPSKYQREDVLPFLGPTLHEVFGNMDPDRVEEMVSEYRAFNIANHDELVKEFEGVLETVQTLKERGYKMGIVTTKRHDVTLKGLRLMNLEDYFEVIVAYDHVEKVKPDPEPIFKALEQLGSTPEESIMVGDNFHDILAGKNAGTATAGVAWSIKGREYVAKYEPDYMLENMKDLLTILGE; encoded by the coding sequence ATGACTAACAAAATTACAACCGTTCTATTTGATTTAGATGGGACATTGATTGATACAAATGAATTAATTATTACGACCTATTTGCATACGTTGGAAAAATACTTTCCAAGCAAATATCAAAGAGAAGATGTTTTGCCCTTCCTCGGACCAACGCTGCATGAAGTGTTTGGCAATATGGACCCTGACCGCGTAGAGGAAATGGTTTCAGAATATAGAGCCTTTAACATTGCCAACCATGACGAATTAGTGAAAGAATTTGAAGGTGTACTAGAGACGGTGCAGACATTGAAGGAGCGCGGCTATAAGATGGGTATCGTCACAACAAAACGTCATGATGTTACCCTAAAAGGCTTACGCTTGATGAATCTCGAAGACTATTTCGAAGTGATTGTGGCGTATGATCATGTGGAAAAAGTGAAGCCAGACCCAGAACCGATTTTTAAGGCTCTTGAACAGCTAGGATCGACACCTGAAGAGTCGATCATGGTAGGAGATAACTTCCATGATATTTTGGCCGGAAAAAATGCAGGTACGGCAACTGCTGGCGTGGCCTGGTCGATTAAAGGCAGAGAATATGTAGCTAAGTACGAACCAGATTATATGCTAGAGAACATGAAGGATTTATTAACTATTCTCGGAGAGTGA
- a CDS encoding DapH/DapD/GlmU-related protein encodes MRNTTRYPVEGANSLWHVYKTVPFWKVVRNFIVIQLARYTPFLGMKNWLYRTFLGLKVGEQTSFALMVMLDVMFPEKISVGRNTVIGYNTTILAHEYLIKEYRLGPVSIGSEVMIGANSTILPGITIGDGAIVSAGTLVHKDVPAGAFVGGNPMRVIYSKEELAERWADDPIYGVQK; translated from the coding sequence ATGAGGAACACGACCCGCTACCCTGTTGAAGGTGCGAACTCCTTGTGGCATGTCTATAAGACGGTGCCATTTTGGAAGGTTGTCAGAAATTTTATTGTCATTCAGCTGGCGCGTTATACGCCATTTTTGGGAATGAAAAATTGGCTTTATCGCACCTTCCTTGGACTTAAGGTGGGCGAGCAAACCAGTTTTGCATTGATGGTGATGCTTGATGTCATGTTCCCAGAAAAAATCAGCGTTGGCCGTAACACGGTGATCGGATACAATACAACCATTCTGGCCCACGAGTATTTAATTAAAGAATACCGCCTCGGGCCCGTTTCGATTGGCAGTGAGGTTATGATTGGGGCCAACTCTACGATTCTACCGGGGATAACGATTGGTGACGGAGCGATTGTATCGGCAGGAACGCTTGTGCACAAGGATGTTCCTGCAGGTGCATTTGTCGGTGGCAATCCGATGCGGGTAATCTATTCAAAGGAAGAGCTCGCCGAACGCTGGGCAGACGACCCAATCTACGGTGTTCAAAAATAA